The Megalops cyprinoides isolate fMegCyp1 chromosome 10, fMegCyp1.pri, whole genome shotgun sequence genome window below encodes:
- the si:dkey-30e9.6 gene encoding uncharacterized protein si:dkey-30e9.6: MMDSDKYLESPNSMCFEKKTVFSAGQDLASIRSKGFVHPETIHDTDVWEWKAPDFSPKLYTSLCLPWKKSENRRPALFVSNSRETLHGLNRVSQIVLPEIHPRKEQPFTLRYRPPDALEAKLTFVRTGKYPSLTYTDPKPHDFRQYADDIPEMVFTLEKDPGNLNFKSRHLSTIGGIRSLGNVQQRASMRRFDTFKPAEPKWDTQLILPKRPWPPKSASYTRHRRRRGVHSALMDRVEEKLTISWKNG; this comes from the exons ATGATGGATTCCGACAAATATTTGGAGTCCCCGAATTCAATGTGCTTTGAGAAAAAGACCGTATTTTCAGCGGGCCAAGACTTGGCTTCGATTAGAAGCAAAGGATTTGTTCATCCTGAAACGATACATGACACCGATGTGTGGGAGTGGAAAGCGCCTGACTTCTCCCCAAAGCTGTACACATCTCTATGTCTGCCTTGGAAGAAGAGTGAAAACAGACGTCCAGCTTTATTCGTGTCCAACTCAAGAGAGACACTCCACGGGCTCAACAGAGTGAGCCAGATAGTTTTACCTGAGATTCATCCGAGGAAAGAACAACCATTCACTTTGCGATACCGGCCTCCCGATGCACTTGAAGCCAAGCTTACTTTTGTGAGAACAGGCAAATATCCTTCTCTAACCTATACCGACCCCAAACCTCATGATTTCAGACAG taTGCTGATGATATACCAGAGATGGTGTTCACCCTTGAAAAGGATCCTGGAAACCTTAACTTCAAATCCCGGCACTTGAGTACAa TTGGAGGGATCAGATCCTTGGGGAatgtccagcagagggcgagCATGAGGCGATTTGACACGTTTAAGCCAGCAGAGCCCAAATGGGATACACAGTTGATTCTCCCCAAGAGGCCTTGGCCCCCAAAGTCAGCATCCTATACA agacacagacgaAGGAGGGGAGTTCACAGTGCTCTAATGGACAGAGTAGAAGAGAAGCTCACCATCTCCTGGAAAAATGGATGA